Sequence from the Collinsella aerofaciens ATCC 25986 genome:
GCACCGCCTCGGGCAGCGAATAGCGCGCCCAAGCGCGGTCTTCGCGCAGGTTGCGCTCGCACGAGAGCGGGTCCGTGGGACTCGAGAACGGCAGCTTGGGAATGATGACGCAGCGCAGCGTCTCGCCGCTGGCGTCGAACCCCTCCCAGAAGGCCTTAAGCGCAAAAAGCGATGAAGTCGGCTCGTTGATAAACCGATCGCGCAGGCGACGAGGAGATGAGTTGCGCTGCTGGCAGTTGAGCTCCAGACCCGCACGGGCCATCTTGGGCTCAACGCGGGCGTACAGGTCTTCCATGTCGCGCCGATTGGTGAACAGTGTGAGCACCGATCCGCCCATGGCAAGATGGGCGTCGAACAGCACGCGCTCGAGCGCCGTAAGATAGCTCTCGCGATCGCGCGGATCGGGGATATCGCCCGCAACGACTACAGCCATGTTCGAATCGAAGTCGTAGCTCGAGTCCAAGTGCAGCGATGAGGATGTTGAAGCGCCGATGCGATCGAGGCCGACCGCGTGGTTAAAGTGTTCGAAGCTTTTGGACACCGTCATGGTCGCCGAGGCAAAGATAGCCGTGTGAACCTCGGGCAGCCACTCGGTTGCCAAGGCCTCGCCAATGTCGATGCGCTCTGCGGTCATTGACTCTCCGCCGGCACGCAGCCTGCGATTGACCTGCAGCGAATACACGTAGTGTTCATCGGTGCCATCAATGATGAGTTTGAGGTTCTCGGCCAGCTCGTGCAGGCGGCGCGAGATATCACCCAGGTCGACAACAACCTCGGGCTTATCGGCGGCGACGGCTTGCACCAGCGCGTCGACGCTCTTGTCAGCCTGTTCCAATACGTCGATGGCAGCGTAGGCCGACGGTAAGAAATCATGCCAGTCGTCAGATTCGCGCAGCTCGGGGCCAATCCATAGATTGGCATTGTCATAACCCCCACGGGCACGGCGGCCGAGCTCGCGAACGCCATCGAACACGTCGGCGATTGCCATGCTCGCGCGCGCAACCGTCGACGTCGCCTTGGCAGTAAGGCCCAGATAGAGCGTAGAGCCCTCGGAGGTTGCCAAATCACGGGAGACCTGGCTTAGTGCACCGGTGCTCGAGCCACCCAGGCGCTCAAACAGAACGCGTGATTCGTCCGCCGACACCACGCGCGCCCACTGACGGCGCGCCTCGCGCTCGATGGAATGGGCCTCGTCGATTACCCAATGACGAATCGGAGGTAAAATCCTGCCCTCGGCCGCGACATTGCGGAACAGCAGGGAATGGTTGGTGACCACCACGTCGGCATGCGCTGCACGACGGCGAGCGCCGTGGACCAAACATTTATCAGGGAAAAACGGGCAGAGGCGACGAGCACACTCGCGCGAGGCCGTCGTAAAGTCGGGGCGGTTGACGCTGCGCCACCGAATGCCGAGCGAGTCGAGGTCGCCATCGGCTGATTGGCAGACGTACGCCATAATGACCGCGACCGCCGTGAGCGTGTCCGCCGGATCGCGCTTGGTGGTAATCTCGACCTGGCCGCGGCTCATGCGCTCAAGCTTGCGCAGGCATGGATAGTGGTCATACCCCTTGAGAGCGCAAAATGACAGACCACCGTCCAGTTGCTCGGCAAGTTTTGGCAGCTCATGGTACATGAGCTGGTCGGCAAGATTGTTCGATTTGGTCGCAATACCAACCGTGATGTTGTTACGGCGCGCTGCCTCGGCAAAAGGCACCAGATAGGCCATCGATTTGCCGACGCCCGTGCCCGCCTCAATTACACGATGAGTGCCCGTGACCAGCGCATCGCGGACCTCGAGCGCCATCGCGATCTGCTCATCACGCGGCTCGTAGGTGGGATACATGCGATTGACCAGGCCACCTGGCGCATAGTCTGCCTCAATCTCCTCACGACTCGGCATCTTGAGGACCGGCAGTTCGTCGGCGTCCACCCGATCGTCGGCGCGATCGGCCTTGAGAACGTCAGCACGAGCGGCGCTGAGAGAGAAGATAGAACCAGGGTTCTGCCCTGCCAAGAATGAGAAGATAGGACGATAGGACCAAGGCACATCCGGATGCATGTCGGCTAGGCGCGCCATGAGGCCCTGAGGCAAGTCGGTGAGCGCCACGAGCAACACGCGCCATACGCCACACAGGGCGTCGACGTCGGCATTGGCACGGTGTGATACCGAGTCACAGCCAAACAGATCGGCCATAAAAGACAACTTGTGCGATGCCAGGCGCGGAAGCGCGATGCGCGACAGCGCCAGCGAATCGATCCAGATATCGCTCACGTTGACGCCGCCTTTGACCGACTCGATAAACGAGCGGTCGAACGTGGCGTTATGTGCGATTACCGGGCAACCACCGACAAAATCGGCGAGAGCGGCTACGGCCTCAACGGCCGACGGGGCATCTGCCACATCGGCATTTGTAATGCTCGTGAGCTCGGTGATCTCGGCGGGAATCAGCTGCTTGGGATGCACGAAGGTATCGAAGCGGTCGACGACCTCGCGGCCCGAAAGACGGGCCGCCGAGATCTCGATCAGCTCATTGTCCTGCACCGAAAGACCTGTGGTCTCGGTATCGAGGACAATCACATCTTCCTCGATAAGGCCGAAGGACTGCGTTTTGGCGCGTTCGGCAAGCGTGGCATAGGAGTCGATGACAAACTGCGGCGTTCCTGACGAAACCGCGTCCTCGATTAGCATGCAATGCCCGCTCGACGAAGGCCCATACGAATCAGGCTGTCACAGACCTGCGGGAACGTCATGTCGTCGGTGTGGCGGATCTCGTCCGGATACAGCGACGTATCGGTCATGCCGGGAATGGTATTGGTCTCGAGGATAACGGGGCCGTCCTCACTCACGATAAAGTCGCTGCGCGAGATACCCAGGCAACCGAGGGCCTTGTGAGCAGCACAGGCAAGCTCCTGAGCGCGAGCGTAATTCTCGGGTGAAATCTGCGCCGGAATGCGATGGATGTCCGTAGGGTCGACATATTTCACGTCCAGATCGTAGAACTCGCAGTCCTCGGGTTTGCGAATCTCGACAATCGGCAGAGCGCGCACGTCGTCCTCGCCGTACACACCGACGGTGATCTCGGTACCCTCGATGCACTTCTCGACCAGCACTTTGTCGCCGTACGCAAACGCCTTGGCGATTGCCGCGGGCAGCTCGGAGGGCTCATGGACCAGGGAAATGCCATAGCTGGAACCGTTGACGGCCGGCTTCACAAAGCAGCGCTCGCCACAAACCTCGACGATATGATCGATATCGACTTCATCGCCCACCTCGAGCGCGAGGCCGGGGGCAATGGGAATGCCCGCCTTGGCGTACAGGAGCTTAGAGACCTCCTTGTCGGCACCGCAGGCGCTGGCAAGCACGCCCGAGGCCGTGTAGGGGATACCCAGGGTCTCCATGGCGCCCTGCATGGCGCCATCCTCGCCGCCGGCACCGTGCATGGCGATAAACGCCACGTCAAAGCCGCCGGTCGCCATGGTTACCATAAAATCATCGGCAGCCGTGTCGATCAGCTCCACCGAAGTGTAGCCGGCCTCCTTCAAGGCAACCACGACGTTCTTTCCCGAATTGAGCGAGATCTCGCGCTCAGCGGAATGACCGCCCGCCAAGACCGCTACGTGCATGTTCTCTAGGCTTTTACCCGGCATGGGCAGACTCCTCCTCTATAATTTCTGCAGCTGATACCATATTGTAGCGATACCCTCTACGTTTCCCCAAAATCGAAAGGCTTCCATGAATCCCAGGACTAAATCTCAGGACATTCGCGACTTGAGCCAAAACGATATTCGCGAGCTCGTGGCCGAGCTTGGCCAGCCCGCCTTCCGCGCGAAGCAGCTCATCGAATGGGTCTTTGAGAAGAACGTTTGTTCGTTTGACGATATGACCAACCTTCCCAAGGCTTTCCGCGAGCAGCTTAAAGAGGCTTTTGCCTTTGACACGCCGACTGAACTCACCAAGCAGGTTTCCAAAGATGGCTCTCGCAAGTATCTGCTCGAGTACCACGACGGCGTTTCCGTCGAGACCGTCGGCATGCCCCGTCGTAACAAGCTTTCCGTCTGCGTTTCCACCCAGGCAGGCTGTGGCATGGGCTGTGCCTTTTGCGCTACCGGTCTCAACGGCCTCAAGCGCTCTCTGACCGCTCAAGAGATCGTCGACCAGGTACTTCATGTATCCAACGACTTTGGCGAGCGCGCCACGAGCGTTGTCTTCATGGGCCAGGGCGAGCCGTTTGCCAACTACGACGAGGTTCTCAAGGCGCTGCGAATCCTCAACGACCCCGATGGCATCGGTATCGGCGCTCGTCACCTCACCGTCTCTACCAGCGGCGTTATTCCCGGTATTCGCAAATTTGCCGACATCCCCGAGCAGTTCACGCTTGCCGTTTCCCTGCATTCCGCCATCCAGTCGACGCGCAATAAGCTCATG
This genomic interval carries:
- a CDS encoding helicase C-terminal domain-containing protein, translating into MLIEDAVSSGTPQFVIDSYATLAERAKTQSFGLIEEDVIVLDTETTGLSVQDNELIEISAARLSGREVVDRFDTFVHPKQLIPAEITELTSITNADVADAPSAVEAVAALADFVGGCPVIAHNATFDRSFIESVKGGVNVSDIWIDSLALSRIALPRLASHKLSFMADLFGCDSVSHRANADVDALCGVWRVLLVALTDLPQGLMARLADMHPDVPWSYRPIFSFLAGQNPGSIFSLSAARADVLKADRADDRVDADELPVLKMPSREEIEADYAPGGLVNRMYPTYEPRDEQIAMALEVRDALVTGTHRVIEAGTGVGKSMAYLVPFAEAARRNNITVGIATKSNNLADQLMYHELPKLAEQLDGGLSFCALKGYDHYPCLRKLERMSRGQVEITTKRDPADTLTAVAVIMAYVCQSADGDLDSLGIRWRSVNRPDFTTASRECARRLCPFFPDKCLVHGARRRAAHADVVVTNHSLLFRNVAAEGRILPPIRHWVIDEAHSIEREARRQWARVVSADESRVLFERLGGSSTGALSQVSRDLATSEGSTLYLGLTAKATSTVARASMAIADVFDGVRELGRRARGGYDNANLWIGPELRESDDWHDFLPSAYAAIDVLEQADKSVDALVQAVAADKPEVVVDLGDISRRLHELAENLKLIIDGTDEHYVYSLQVNRRLRAGGESMTAERIDIGEALATEWLPEVHTAIFASATMTVSKSFEHFNHAVGLDRIGASTSSSLHLDSSYDFDSNMAVVVAGDIPDPRDRESYLTALERVLFDAHLAMGGSVLTLFTNRRDMEDLYARVEPKMARAGLELNCQQRNSSPRRLRDRFINEPTSSLFALKAFWEGFDASGETLRCVIIPKLPFSSPTDPLSCERNLREDRAWARYSLPEAVLEVKQAAGRLIRSSTDCGVLILADPRLVTKGYGKKFLTSLPTSSYQRIESAQIGHYLQLWRARHERRR
- a CDS encoding D-alanine--D-alanine ligase family protein; this encodes MPGKSLENMHVAVLAGGHSAEREISLNSGKNVVVALKEAGYTSVELIDTAADDFMVTMATGGFDVAFIAMHGAGGEDGAMQGAMETLGIPYTASGVLASACGADKEVSKLLYAKAGIPIAPGLALEVGDEVDIDHIVEVCGERCFVKPAVNGSSYGISLVHEPSELPAAIAKAFAYGDKVLVEKCIEGTEITVGVYGEDDVRALPIVEIRKPEDCEFYDLDVKYVDPTDIHRIPAQISPENYARAQELACAAHKALGCLGISRSDFIVSEDGPVILETNTIPGMTDTSLYPDEIRHTDDMTFPQVCDSLIRMGLRRAGIAC
- the rlmN gene encoding 23S rRNA (adenine(2503)-C(2))-methyltransferase RlmN — encoded protein: MNPRTKSQDIRDLSQNDIRELVAELGQPAFRAKQLIEWVFEKNVCSFDDMTNLPKAFREQLKEAFAFDTPTELTKQVSKDGSRKYLLEYHDGVSVETVGMPRRNKLSVCVSTQAGCGMGCAFCATGLNGLKRSLTAQEIVDQVLHVSNDFGERATSVVFMGQGEPFANYDEVLKALRILNDPDGIGIGARHLTVSTSGVIPGIRKFADIPEQFTLAVSLHSAIQSTRNKLMPGVKKYTLFRLHEALQLYTEKTGRRPTYEYAMIEGVNDTNPEMQALCDFCEGTLCHVNLIQLNDIEGSPLKPSPIHKVEDLQRRLESRGIETTIRNSRGNDIDAACGQLKQRFKVQKNA